In Papaver somniferum cultivar HN1 chromosome 9, ASM357369v1, whole genome shotgun sequence, the genomic stretch TATAATACTAGCTCTTCTACGCTGGTTGTTTCCCGCGGTTTGTCCCTTAAAACTCTATAACCGGGACAACTGGTACAATCCAAATCTAGGACAATGAATCATGATTTTTGATAACTCCCTTGTCTACCCCACTACCAAACTCAATGATAGAGTCATCAGGGGCGGAATTATGATTTGGAATTTGGAGTGgcttggaaaaaaaatttatacAGGCTAGGGGTGGCTTGATAACAATTTCAATTGAGTTTGTATTGGAGTTGGATGAGTTCCATTAcctatttttgaaaattttctaagtttaggggtggcttaagccagcccaagtcTGGTTGTACATCCGCAACTGAGAGTCATTCCCCTCTCTACCAGTCAGATTGTGCCACATCATGTCCCAAGATTGGACAAACCTGTTGTCCATGCCATAAGAGGGTCGCTCTCATAATCAATGTGTCTGGTTTGGGTACTTCAACTCGGAAAAATTTGTACCACTAACAGATTAATAACCCAACACTCTACCAATCCCGTGGTGGAAGGGAAGGTCAACCAATTGGTCCATAGACGTCGGCCAGGGTTAAGAATACAATGATTGTTGTAAACATTGTCTAGGGAACTGCGGTGTCTTCTGGCTGAGGCGAAGATTCTTTGCGAAAAAAGAAACTGCTTCATGTCATTCTATCCATAACTACCAGTGGCTTTATTCACGAAAATGCTAGATGACTCCAGACCAATCCCTTTCCCCCCTATGTGCTATGTAGGCGTTGGTCAAACCAATAACAATGTGACACCCTGTTCTTGGGATCAAATTTGACGAAGTCAAGGGTCTGGGTAGAGCCACCTAATAGtgaaaggagtggggaagtgtagACGCCACACTCATTTTTTTCGACCGAGGGAGCGGACTATGGCAAAACCGCCACACTCATTTTTTTTCGGTGGGTCCTGGTTGGCCCGCGGATGACAGCAGGAGGGCCCGGTATTTATGGAAGAATTTGCACGCGTTTTTTTTTCTCGGTTTGTTTTCGTTGTCCGTCAAGAATTTTTGAAAAGTTAAACTAACATCGGGTATAGTAGGTCCCACTACATAACCCGATAAATAAGGTTACGCCAGTTAGCTAAACGCGTTTGCAGTGAATAAGGTTTATAATGAATTGAATGCATTGAACAGGTGGTTCCGAATGGGGATATGGGCACGTCTCTCTGAGATTTGCAGGGCATGGTTTTTGTGGGACCTACACAGTGTCGGTGCGGCAGGTTTTAGTATCAAAACAACTCCGTTTGTTGGGATACATTAAACaaatttgatacaaaaacccAGAACAATATCGGTTTtgtcaaatttcataattttaTCATTTGGTAATTGgtatcatgaaaccaaagattttaatgataaacaataattttatgatgaaacctaattttgGTGGTACTGGAtgcggtggttggcggtggtgttTTTCATGGTGATGGTTGCTAATAGTGGTAGTTAGTGGTGGCAAAAACACTTGGACTTTTTGTGTATcttttttatttagggttttgtttggtTACTTTTATTTTTGATGGATTTTTGTGGATGAAACCTTTGAGGTTATAACTGACCGCTTGTAttataaattaaaaattaatattAAATTGAATATATAATTAATAATGGTCTCTCGCTTCAGCGTCACAGTAACTGATTGCTAGCCCGTTTACATATACACTTAGTCATCCCTGCCCCCGTCACTAATCTCGGTTAATTGCAAcaagaaaaatattttgttatcttttttaatttttatctacAACTTAGAGAGATAGTTATTCCCAAGCTTCTATCTGATCTCTTCTATATATAAATATGTAtaccttcagaaaaaaaaaattcaattttgacACCTTTATTTTCTTAAACACTGGATATATATACTATCTTTGCAAGCTTCATTTTCTTTAACAAACTCTTTTTCCAAATCAGTAGTGGAGTCAGCGAGAGCCAGTGATGTCTAGCATTCCACGAGCATTGTGGTTTGAAATCCTGACAAGGGTTCCAGTAAATACAACCTTTGTTTGCAAATGTGTCTGCAAATTTATGTGTGACATTATTTCTGAAACCTATTTTGTTATCATGCACGTAAAGCATTCCCTTCAGAAAAATAACCAGAAATTCCTATATTTTTCCAGGGAAAATGAGTCAAGGTTAGCTGTATATTCTCTATCAAAAAAAGTTATCTCGGTAAGTTATGATTCAATATTGGCTTGCAATGGGCCTGAACATACTTCGGTATCGGAGATCCCTTACCAATGTTCtgatttttgatattactttgttAGGTACATCAAACGGTCTAGTTTGTCTACTTTATCGTAAACCCCCCTCTCGATATTTCATTTGTCTATGGAACCCCGCTACTACAGAATACACAGAATTACCCAAGTTGGAAGCACTAAAACACTACAACTAGTTTGACATCCGGATAAACAATTTTGGTTATGATTACAAGACCGAAAATTTTAAGTTGGTTATTGCGGCCCGCATTCATGCGTACGGATATTATTCCAAGTTTCACGTATTCAGGTTTCGAGAGAAGTCATGGAGCAGTGAAATTAAGCCTTATTATATTCAAAATTTTAAAGGGGAGGTTTTTCTTAATGGCGCTTTCCATTGGATATGTGAAAAGATACGCAAGGCCTCTCgcataatattatcattatcttGGGACATCAACAATGAAAGATTCAAAGAACTGGAACTTCCAGAATATCTTGTACATATTCCAATGGTTCATGTTGAAGTATGGGTTATACAAGAATATGGATCTAAGGATTCATGGAGTAAACGCTACTTTATAAGCCATGAAGCTATTGCAGATCACCCTCGTTTCAGAGGATGGAGTCCAATATACTCATGCCTTTGCAGATGGCATGTTTTTTTAATAGCGATGAAATTTTATTCTGGCTGAACGGGGAGGGTATTTTATACGATCCCAAACTTCAGATAGTTAAAGAAATATATGCAGATTGTCAATTGTTAACTAGAGGTCTGAGCTATTATGTGGAAAGTTTAGTTCCTCTCGGCTCTGATATTTTATGGATCCGCAGGGGCAAATCCATCAATCAGAAGAAACGTAAAATATATAGAATATGAAAGTGGTTCTTCGGAGTAGTGGCGCTGACACTGGTCCAGTTGTTTATCTACTTCTTTGTACTAGGTGGTTCATTATTGAGGAATGTACCGGAAAAAAGAATGTACCGGAAAATGATCTATACGATAGGTCCCATGTGCCAGTCGATTGGCCCATCCGGCGGTACAAAACATAGGCGCTGGCTTTGGGACCCGCTAACTGTGAGTGGTGCTTTGCCATACCACGGTTTATCCATCATTTTCGTTTTTTACCCTAAGTTGTTTAAGTCCGGTTACGCTTTATAATGAAAATTAATCTTCTAGATCTGAGCAATgattgtttgtttgattttaaTAAATTTCTTTGCTATTAGGGCGATTACTTTCTTTAGAGCGCTTTTATCTGCACTAGTGTTTCTTTCTATAGATTTGTTAGTGATTTGGGTTTTGGATACAACTACATCAATGATTTGGGGATATGCCAGATCAGGTTTTCTTCAACAGACACACAAGTTTTTGGGCAAATCACTCTTCTCTCGCAGGAGTATCTCttttcaagaagaaaatcaatcaaaatggtcgaATTATGATTTCTTTATCAATCTTTAGATACAAGATGTACCTTTGTGGATTGCTCTTACTCTTGACCTTTCATTTTATATGTttcttgattatgattatgatgtacttgtttttttcttaaaaaccatCATGTAAAGGCAGTCTgccaatatttttgtttttgaaatcttCGACGGTGGGGCCCTGGTCTGTGTCTGTGTCTGTATGGTTTTTGGCGGTTTAGCATAGCTGTTTTTATTTTCGGTTTTTGGTGGTCTGTTAACAGCTTTGCTACACACACCGTGAAGAAGAACCATGGAATGCACCGAGAGGAGATGGACGGTCCCAATAAGCCTTCCTCTCTGCTTTAGGATAGGGGTGGCCTGAAGTGGTTCATTCCACGGTTCTTTTTCATGGTGGGTTAATCATTTTTGGTCTGCTAAATATTGTTGTTTCTACCGAGAAAATTACGGGTCCCACAGATTTTATGAGAACCGCCACAAGAATCCACATCTAAGGGAATAGTGAAAAAGAAGGAGTATAATAGCATTTTCGCTCCACAATGTCCACATAAATAATcctagatctacaaaattcatTACCTTCAACTACTTCATTAACCCTAGTTGTTTCCCGTACCTCAAGGGTTTGACTTTGACCAAATCAACAAAATTCATTACCTCCACAATGTCCACATAAATGAGAAACTTTAATTTAAATTCGGAAATGCTATTCACAGCTCTATAACAACACACTACTCACAGCTTAACAACAACTAAACCCCACATCTATCAAATGGTGAACTCTTTTATTCATCCGTGGACCCCTCCTTAATAACCCTGAACCAGTACCCTCTCAACACCTAGCATTGAGTGCTAAATAGAGCTGTGAAGGGAGCTGTGAATAGCATTTCTGATTTAAATTTAAGATGAAATGGGGCCAGTAGTATAAGAGTAGTTCTCCAGATACGATATTTTAAACCGAAAATACTAGTAAAACAACTTCCTGACCTGGAGGTTGTTTTATTGTTGTCTAGGATGTTGTACGTCTATAATTTTTGGTAGTACGAAAATGCTAGATGCACTTCGACTTCCCCACCGAAGAGTGCACCGAGTGAAACAAAGAATAGGGACCCaccttcaccttcaccttcacGTATCCAAATGCTGAGAGGCATTTTCCTCATCCGTCAAATCTCCTCTCGGTGTAAAACATGGTGTGTGTAGAATCACCCTAGTTTATGTGTGTAGAATCACCCTAGTATAAACCCCTAGAACCATTGTTAGTCATTGGACAGTTATAACTTTTTGTATTATGTGTGGTGACGTTTCCAAATATCAAGATCACCTGCTATTAAATTACACGATTGCGAAAGGTGCAGTTACAGGCGCCACGTCGTTTTCTCGCCCTTTTCCCCTCAGTCCCGCATTTGTCcgacttttttttctctctttagcGTCCCACGTTTAGCATTTTAGTTTAGCAAGGTCTTATTGGTTTCATCCTTTACTCTCAAATTCTGGGAATATCATTTGGGTGTTGATCCCTGCTGCCGGTTTTTGGAAACTGTGGAAATAAATAAACCGCCGAATCTTTAAGGATAAGAATAGTATTGTTACCGACAAAGATCTGGGAGTTGAAGCTTGTTCTCATGTTCTTGCATGAGCAGCTGTAGCTGGGAAGAGAGTTCACCTGAACCTTGCAATTTTCGTGCCAACTAGTGTACTTTGTtaatgtaattattatttttctttacttAATTATTTTAATCCTACTAGAAATTCTGTACAATCCTCTCTTCTACTGTGTCGTCGACCCGCAAGTCAAATAAAGTGAAGAGCCACCAATGTGGTCAAACTTTTAGTTCAGTTTGTGTCAAAACATCAAAAACTTTTAGTTCAGTTGGTAGATTGGTTACGAAATTCGCCACTAATTAGTTAAAAGAGGATGTATGCTGTATCATTCATTCTAAAGTTTATTCAAAAACTAATTTGCTATAACCGCATCAGGATTAGTTAGCAACAAGAAGTTTAGCCTGAAGTTCCCAAACATCCGATAATTGGAAAACTGCAGATATCATTGCAGTATTGAAGCCATTGAGTGATGATGGCAATGACCGGAGTTCAAAACTCGTCCagatttatttttcatagatggAAATAAGAAAATTAGAAATTCCAACATGACAAGAGCCATAGTAACCGATTATGATCGACAGTAGGAATAAATTTCATTAAACGCATGATATACTAGTGTTTGACCAGAGTATTGCACATGAACGGTCTTGGAAGgaagaaaaataaactaaagaAGAAAAGGCTAACGCTCTTAGACGTATGGTCCAAGActaacatcatgtttgttttttcctctatgtAGAGGTTAACCTCTATTAGCCTCTATATAGTGGTGGGTCCCATttatttggtgtttgttttttccactacCTCTACAAAGATAGAGGCAAATCTCTATCTATATAGAGGAAATCAAATAGCACCAATGAGGTGCTATCTTTGAGCCTCTACCTCTATTAAACCTTCAAATGATTAATATATCCTCGAACAAacttataatgtccaaaaataattccttaatttaaaatctaaaattttacatgtttcaagaaaagtgatactttcgcccgtttcagaaaaagggatattttcgcgctgtttcagaaaaaagtgatattttgctccgttgcagaaaaagtgacactttagccccgtttcagaaaaagtgatacttcccccgtttcagaaaaagtgatactttcacgacgtttcagaaaaagtgatattttcgccccgtttcagaaaaagtgatactttcgcatgcttcagaaaaagtgatactttcgcgccgtttcagaaaaagtgatatttttgctccgtttcagaaaaagtgattttttccatgtttcagaaaaagtgatatttttgccccgtttcagaaaaagtgatattttcgttctgtttcagaaaaagttatgtttttgtcccgtttcagaaaaagtgatttttgccctgtttcagaaaaggtgattttttttttccgtttcagaaaaagtgatactttcgcccgtttcagataaagtgatactttcgcccgtttcagataaagtgatatttttgatccgtttcagaaaaaatgatatttttaccccgtttcagaaaaaagttatactttcgctccgtttcagaaaaagtgaacatctttggttgtattttctaatacatttttttccttttggaatttttgaacatctttggttgtaatggatattcatggattttttgaatattataagggtaaaatgagaaatatataaaattgggtaCACAATGTAGAATTGTTAGATAGTggtcaaacaaacatgattttaagagagattatatagtgatatttatatagatatagaGGTAAACCTCTATATAGAACACTCTACCTATctagaggaaaaaacaaacgtgTTGTAAGATTCAAATTCAGTGAGCTAACATCAGTTGATGCTGATTGACGACTTGACGAAACTACTTGGTTCGATTGGTGTAAATCAACTCGTAATGTTCTAGGCCATATTAGATCGCTATTTGTTGTTGAGTCATGCTTTGCCGTCTGTATAATCGCACTGTTCCAGGCTTCCTCATCGTAAAAACGACCAACGGTGATACCTTCTAATATGTTAGGGTTTCGGAAGACCATTGGGTGAGTACTGGCAACAATTACTCTTTGTTCATTATCAACGTAGGGTGCACTCATCACCGTTGCAGTTTTGAACCTATGTGAATGATACATTGTGGGGGATCCTCTTTCTTTTTTGTGAGCATTTTGATGACCGCCCAACGCTTGTGCATTGTAGAACTTCCTGATGCAGAAGTTGCATGTAAAGATCTTGTGCAATGTGGTATTTTTTGGACGGTAAACCGCAGATTCTCTGCTGCGAGATGTCCTATGAAAGCTTGATCCAGGCCATTCCCTCCACTTCTTTATCTTGCTAATTCTTTGAATTGTACCAGTACGGTTTTGGTTGTTCACATGAATTTCTCTCGTTggatacatttcttgtttttctaAAACTACTTCACTCTAGGAGATCATTTTGAGACTCCATTTTTCTGTGTAAAATCAGATGTGATGCCAATTAAGATGAGAATGAAATTTGGGGATGAATGAGAAGGGAGACTCGAGTCTTTATataatataataaaaacaattggaAATAATCAGGGTATGCGACCTAACGTTGTGAAGTAGATGCTATACTCATAAATATATAGGGACAGAAACATCTAGCCGTAAGCTTTTCATGTGTACCTTCACTCTCCGTGCCTAGATTTCCACAGATGGTGGGACCCCTTATTTTCCCTGGCAGGAGGGGCCTACCAATGTCGGAGCGGTTTTTAAGTCGAAATGTGGACCAATAAAATCTGGGAGTTCAAAGTTAACTCGACGGCCCCACAAGTCTTAAATACCCAGGCCTAGAGATCCCAGTGGTCGAGGGGTTGGTCCACATTTGTACCATGTGTCAAGTTGTATGAACGCGTACCGTCGACGATATTGGAAAGTGGATTCCGTGAATATCGATAGAAATTGAGGTAATCCTGATCCATAATGAATACCAAAATAACTGGGGACAGTTTATCAAAGGCAACACGTCGTGGATAAACTTAGTCTACGACGTGGGATATTATTCGGCAAAAGCTGTCGGTAAGTTAAGCATTTCCGTGACTCCGTCTAATGGTCTGCATCAATAATATATAGGCCCATCCCTTTCCATCCGAGATATCTCGGGAAATCTATCATTTCCGAGTGTTGAGACGTTTGTGGTCCATTGGATCCCTTTGGTATGTTTCACGGAAGTCCTTGGGTGTGTCATGCACTTTGCCTACTGACAAAAATTGCCAAAAATAGCCCTACCATCGGCAACTGCCGAGAACTCGGAAGTCGGACCATACGAATCAGATATATTTTTGAGGTAATCCTAATTGATCGTGACCGTAACAGAGATGGTCTATTCTGCTTTATACACAATCACTTTTCGGGAAATAAAAATGTTTATAATTCAGAGTTTTATTATGTTTTATCTTCATTCCTCGAAAAAAAGGTCCAAAACCTTGTCTCTCACTAGCAAATTCTTTTTTCAAATCAGCAGCAAAATCAGTATCAGATTCAGCGATGTCAAGCATACCACAAGCTCTATGGTTTGAAATTCTTTCAAGGGTTCCTGTGGAAACAACCTTCGTATGTAAGTGCGTCTTCAGATTTATGCGAGATATTATTTCTGAAGATGGTTTTGCCATGTTGCACATAAACCATGCGATTCAGAAAATTAATCTAAGATTCCTTCATTTTACCTTGAAACTAAATAAATTAATGTTTTTTGGATTTTCGACATCTATCACAGTTCTCTCAGAGGGTCATGACACAGTATTGGCGTCTACGGGTGTGTATACGGTTGTATCGGATGTCCCTTACAAATATTCAAATTCTTATGTTACTCTTTTAGGTTCATCCAAAGGTTTGGTTTGCCTGTTGTATCATAAAGACCCCTCTCCGTTTTTCTTCTGTCTTTAAAACCCCGCTACAACAGAGTACATGAAACTACCCGAATTACCATCTCTAAATGAATACAACCAATTCGATATATGTATTCATAATTTCAGTAACGACTGTAAGACTGACAATTTTAAATTGGTTATTGTTGCAGCGATTCACGCCCCTGGTGATGGTTCCGCTATTCACGTCTTCAGGCTACGTGAAAAGTTGTGGAGCACTCAAACCATCTGTTATAATATCCATCCTTCTAACGACGAGGTACTTCTTATTGGTGCTTTTCATTGGGTATGTAATATGAGAGGCTCTGCCGGTCAGTTCATATTATCGTGGGATATCCATTTAGAGGTATTCAAAGAAGTACCATTACCAAAAATAAACTGGGGTCAGAGCCTTGTCTTACTGGATATCGGGATAATGGACTTGTATCTCTGTGCCCTTGTACGTGTTCCGACGAGTCAAATTCAGGTATGGGTGATGCATGAATATGGAGCTGGGAATTCATGGTGTCAACGTTACATCATTACCAATGATACTATAGTGAATCATCCTAGTTTCGCAATGGGATATGCATACTCGTACACTATGAAGGTTGCGTGTATTTTTAAAAGCGGTGAAATTTTATTCTGGGCAGAGTCTTTTATATAATCCCCCAGTATCAAACAGTTAGAGATGTACGCGCGGGTAGTCCTTATTTGGTAATCAGAGGCCTGAGCTTTTATTTGGAAACCTTAGTTTCCCTCGTCTCTGATACATATGTTGCGAGTCGGGGCGAACCGGTAAACATTACACCGAAGAAACGTAAGACGCAACGCGGAAACAATTGGACTAAGAAAGTGGATTCGTCGACTGCTGTTAATGTGGAAAggcaaaattaaattaaaaataaaaagtgGCAAAATTAGATAGGTAGCACCTTTGAAGATGCACAGAAGAATATGAATATGGAGTCTCCCTTTTGTGAGTTTGTCATATAATCTATATGTCAATCATAATATATAAAATCGAGTGACTGAAGTGCTTTATTTTTGAATAGTAGGTCTAGGACCTGATAAATAGCGAGAGTGAAGTTGGATGCATCGTTATATaatttaaaaataagaaaaagtatttaaaatgggttggatgaaactgaaactatTTATATCCTGGCTAATTTTATGTATTcgtccatttaaatagtatcaaattTTATATGTCGACTAATTTTATGTTTTcgtccatttaaatagtatcacATTTTATATGTCTTCTTCACCGAGCATtgtattgggttaattgaccaattttgagaAAAGAGAACACGTTCGATGAAATCAATTTTACGATTATTTGTAACTCGTATTAAGGATTGATTTGTGGGGACAACTTTGAAGAATGGAAGCATTTTCCGTTTAGTGAGGTGGAGTAAATGGTAAACGATGACAGCAGAGGGAGAATAGGAGTGTTATCGTATCAATATTGGGATATACGCTTTTCCATAAAAGACTGTTGATGACATGCCATACATCCATGCATCATACTGTATTTCCTCGAACTGAAGTTAAATCTAATCTTATGAATATCCCAACGACCATAAAATTGATATAACAAGCACGATGTAGATAGGGTTCTCATAGTTTTCCGATTTGCGGAAAAAAAACGTGTCCATATGAGCTCATTGGGTCAAGAGCATAGCTCAaaggtatcccatcaactccagtaaggaggaagtcggGGGTTCAATCCCCGATGACAACGGTGTTGGGTCTGTGGCAGTGGGGCCAGTCCAACTGAGTTCTGGATAGGGGCCTGGGGCCGGCTTTCGCgtgtaaaaaatatatatatatatatatatcccaacCACCATAGTAACTGCGTATCCATTAATGTAAACAACTCCAGTTGCCGTCCATACGACTCCAATGCATTCAATTAAATTGAAAAACCTTTTCCACTGGAACACGTTTAACCAACTGGCGTAATCTTATCTACAACTTTCATTAAATGCAAATTTATACACCAGATGCTACACCAAAATGCTTTGGGCTTTGGAGTGGGCCCTATTATCCCCCAAATTTACCTACGATCCCCCACCTATCACCACCAGAAAAATTAGGAACCTGCGAAAAAAATTGCAGCCTATGAGTGGATGAGGAACAATTACCAATAGTCATAGGATACATTACGTAGGTGGACGGTGCAAGGGAATGGGGAAAGGGGTGGGGGTTATTTAGCATTTTCTATAAATATTGTAGTTTATCATAGTGAGA encodes the following:
- the LOC113312754 gene encoding F-box protein CPR1-like, which translates into the protein MSSIPQALWFEILSRVPVETTFVFLSEGHDTVLASTGVYTVVSDVPYKYSNSYVTLLGSSKAIHAPGDGSAIHVFRLREKLWSTQTICYNIHPSNDEVLLIGAFHWVCNMRGSAGQFILSWDIHLEVFKEVPLPKINWGQSLVLLDIGIMDLYLCALVRVPTSQIQVWVMHEYGAGNSWCQRYIITNDTIVNHPSFAMGYAYSYTMKVACIFKSGEILFWAESFI